The following is a genomic window from Episyrphus balteatus chromosome 1, idEpiBalt1.1, whole genome shotgun sequence.
ttttattgatcttctaaaaatgtcatttaaataaGATTCATTCGAAATATCGTCTTTTGAGatgaatatttgtttaaaacgtTCGTTTCTTATTATAATTTCTTTAACTTAATTTTCTACTAAATGTATCTGTGATCGGTAAACATTTACTATTTTATCTGCAATTGGTATATAATCACCGACATTTTCTAATCCACTGTGTGTTGTTGCTAAATCTGTATCAGTTTCATTATTATGGACTTCCAATCTACTTAAAAAGTCAGCGACATTATTGTCTTTACCTTTAACATATTCGAtgtcatattcatattcatttgACCTTATACGCCAGCCCTGTAGTTTAGAATTTGGTTCCTtcagggccagttgtacaaatatttaatccgtggatcagcaacttttatcttctgataTCGAAATCATAGCTGagttttagcactggttcaaggtccatatatgtacaaatagccacattcatgcttgaaATCGGCGGGTTAAATTCCTCAACCAAGGTTGACCcgcgtttgtacaactggcactcAGAGAATCTAGCCATTTAAGTGGTCGGTGGTCAGTTTGAATTCGGAATTTAACTCCGTACAAGTATAGACGGAAATATTTACATGCCCATACGATAGCCAAGAGTTCTTTTTCTATAGTACTGTACTGGACTTCGTGCTCGTTTAGAATACGACTAGCGTAGCatacaacggcgtatacaagggggggttacggggtcatgacccccccccaagaacttagaacttaaaaaagagtttgttatgtgatactgaaatctcttgagtaagattattttcaaaatgttgaagttttagaacatgaacgaaaattaaaagtaaaaaaaatttttggtattcaaacaaactattttaccatattattttggggatgtggtcatatttttagcgaacgctatgctggattaggattattttgattcgttcgataatattagttgagctgtgctgtagagttttgtatggaaacaaaatccggataagtattatattcaaagctttttaaaagaaattgaatctggtaggtacacaaaaataatatcttaagggcaagacactgcttaccagcaaaaaaaagaagcagccatatcttctatttttttatatgatgaagtgaataaaatatgttttaaatagggaagctttctgtggccttgctgtgtggaggtcaattctgttgataaaattcgtcatcggcaaaatgttaaagaaggatgtcatttctcaaatcattttagttttttgcaatgttccagttcaatacattcgtctgataaaatttggttaattttgtttgcttacagaatataacagtattttgtacatactaaatttgctagatctgttgcattttttgaaacaactatggatttgttaatcatcaatggccagccaattatagaagcaatgtaagcaaccttatctaaggcaatttaaatattattattaagtatcacttagggctaattttttgaatagttagataaacctaagttagagcttattcctaggaataaaagtttttttttatagtgacatttattcttctgatagtctatctgacgattgaaaaagcagggcttaatctaataaatacaactgaatgttttttatattgtaaaccgctgattaatacctgaaaacggacgaatcccaaaatatcgccaaaattattctttttgtctttactattttaatagaggtattttaaattcccatacaattttaaaacaaaatttaaaaaaaaaaatatattttcaaatgcaattttttttacaaaactttgcgatgcgtttgcctgaggttaggaagacttttatttcaaaagttaaaaactgttattaagtaaaaacgatttttattttaactttctgggctagcggaaaacaatgaacagttgttttaaggcaaattattcaatcgaagtactcgtatagtacattttatttttaggagaggatagcctcaattggtcaaaattaaagcctagtacgctgctgataagaaacgaaaaatcccatacaaaaatgaaacaacgaattGGTAACccgaaaatttcgttcaacttttcgttctgtagtacgctgttcggcacaacgaaattgaaagtctaaacttctttttcgcacacaaacaattgccggggacattcattgtgtgtggaaaaatgacattttgagttttttgtttgtttttgttgttcattttgtcattgcatgtctttctgcgatgcgtgtttgcttttttttcatttatgttttgcaatttttgagtatttttcggtccagttttcgcaagcatttcgttgtcctcgtggagaccgacgaaaaatttcgtttcacatcagaagcgttctaggctttaaggcttaacgctaaacttaaacgaatctcataacgtttttgtttgattacttttagaactacattcggaacttttcgattcgaaatgcaagacgcacaaattttaatgtttaatagttcaaaaagcccattttcaggtttatgcctactatcaaaacttttgaaaaaaaaaaaaaattggcatgaccccccccaagaagcaaacctgtatacgcccctggtaGCATAAGGGGTGTCCATCTTGTGAAAGAACAGCTCCTAATGCGAATTGGCTTGCATCGGTCGTAAGggtgaattttttgttgaaatttggaTATCTTAAAATTAGGTGTTCTGTTATCAAAGACTTAAGTTTGCAAAATGCTTCTTTATACATACTGTCATTTACACGAATTTTACCATCTTTCTTTAAACACTTTGTTAATATTTGCGCCACTTTAGCATAATCTCTTATAAACTTGCCGGTTAGACCTAAAAAGCTTTTGatttctttctttgtttttggaatatttatGTTCTTTataacatcaatttttttgtcatttggctTAATGCCTTCTGCAAGGTATTCGGTTTCTTTGGCAAAAAAACGACACTTATCCACTTGTATCTTTAAATTAGCGtgtcttaatttttttagaatcttATTTATTGATTCCACATGTTCCTGGAATGAGgtgcttaaaaaaagaatatcgTAGAGGTAAACAACACAGATTTTATTGATATACTCTCTTAAGACATGGTTCATCATTCGCTGGAACGTGGCGGGAGCATTTTTTAGACCGAATGGCATTCGAACATATTCATAATGGCCTTGTGGGGTAGAAAATGCTGTTTTCTCCCTGTCCTTTTCATCGACTAGAATTTGGTGGAATCCCTTTGCTAAGTCAAGAGTCGTGAAATATTGAGCCCTACCTAATTTGTCGAATAACGAATCGATATTTGGAATTGGAAATTTGTTGCCAACAGTGATTTCGTTTAATTTCCTATAATCGATAACAATTCGCCATTTATTTAAGGCAGAATTGTCGACTTTTTTTGGGACTACCCAAATAGGGGAATTGTATGCTGAACTTGATGGTTGAATAATACCTTGCTCGAGCATTACCTCTATTTGCTTTTCAACTTCTGGTTCGTGTACGTTTGGAAAACGGTAAATCTTCGAGTACACTGGCAGACTATTCTTTGTAATAATCTGATGTTTAACTTCTTTTACGGACGTTAGGCTTTGTCCTTCTTGAATGAAGAGatctttatttcattttataattttgtctaAATGTTGCttttcttcattatttaaatgttttgaatCCAGTTGTTCTAAAAGGGTAGCATGATTTACTTCCAACTTTTCAGGTTGAATACTATTTTCATAAgggcaagaaaaaatgaaaaaagtggttttattattaattgtgattgaattattttctaaattaattaaaGCCTTGAGGGTACCCAACAAATTCTTTCCTATAATTGCgtcaaaatttctatttcttaATGTATGAATTTTCCAACTCATTGTTGCTACTTCGTTGAACTCTTCTGGAAGCTCGGTAATAATTTCTTGTTTTATCAACTCATCTCCGGTTAGAGTCGACATTCGTATTGGGATTTCTAAGTTTTTACGTAGTCTATGATTTATATTGCTGAACCTGTATCGattaagcaatttattttttgtccttCTACTGTTAAGCTTACTATTGGTAATGTATTTCCCGAGGCGTTAAATGAAAATTTCCGTGTGTTTCTACATTTTGATTTGAGTTCACAGATTCTTGTCTATTTTGTTGGCTTTGAGAGCTGGAGGGTGAATTATCACGGAAAGGATTTGAATTcctgtttgaaaaatttgaagtctGATATCTGCTTTTATTACTATAGTTAATTACTATAGTTACTGTTTTATTACTATAGTTACTGTTTTGAGATATCTCATCGCGACTTTGATTGAACctattttgatttctattttgattattattatatcTATTATTATTATCACTGTACCTATTATTGTTGTGGTAGGTACAAGTTTGATTATTTTGATGatctctatttttaaaattagactGTCTACCTGGATTGTTGTCATTTTTAATATGGTCATTAATACCAGTTTCGACTAAGCTATAGTAAGCTTCTTCTGATGTTATAACGTCTTTTATCCGAAGATACATACTATCGGATCTGTttatcttatttaaaaatttttctaaaatacttttttcattattttgggGCTTAAATTCCGTTGGTTTCTCTGAATCTAATTTATacttaagactgggttccctttttcagcaaagtcaaatctcatgtaaaagtatttgtgtgtattagtgaatgtgtttcgctctctcgccatcgaattctctggttttttactctcaggatgttggtcagagatacccaaaggagatgggaaactttcgtacgttttaccccccaaaacccatttgtttatttcgtgttgttgtaatctcttttgtattcgtgaataaatgtgaaaaacacacatagtgtagccacggtgtttttccgcacacctaagcaaaaatgtcaatttttcacgcatacttcgccaaaaatgtatattttttcacgcatacttatccaaaaatgtctaaagcagcttgtaggcaaaccgcgtatgacgtcagaagtttctcatctcttttgggtatctctgatgTTGGtcatggttttcattcattgtctctttgtgagatcgccatcgcactcacgcgtgcggggtgacatgcaaatggatgtaggtgtactacatagatctttatatggatatggtgtttgtgtacgaaaactggtttgaaattcaatattttcatgaaagaatTCTGGAGTggatacctatttatttttgaaatgaaaaagaaacttgtttacatgctgttgtggatggcatttgagttttttgtgtatcagagaaaatttttgcattataataataattataataattatagttgttcagcggagaagcaggtagaggatgtgttatatgagtgcattgatataatatacttgacagtatcctttgtggaGTGTGTATAATAATAGCCCGGGAGCCAGCGTCATTATTCAATGTTAATGATGATAacgcttaaattatttttttatctgtagTTTAGGCAAATGTAATCAACAAAATCGATGCCTGCCACCTCAACAGTGGGGCAATAAGtggcaaaaaattttcaaagttgtaaaaaaaacgagGTCACATGTCTAACATGATAAGACTTGAAACCGGTCTAGAACGTTAGTTGGCACtgccttgagaaaaaaaaaaccatgcctGCCACCTGGACAGTGGGGCGAAGTTATCCTGCCGCTGAcctaaagttgtaaaaaaaccgtcaaattgTTATATGTGATAAGGGCTGAAGTATGTTTAGATAGttagtttgacatttaaaatagaGGAAAAACCATGCCTGCCGCTTGCGTCCCGGGGAGAAGTCGCCGGCAGATCGAAAATAGTCGCACTGTCGCATACTGTATacaatctaaaaatattttgtttttgggtagaAATCTGGGAGAGAAacaatgttttgattaattttgtAGACCGTTTAATAAAGAAcactgaaaaaataatatcagctCTAAAAGTCTAATATCACTCCAAAAAAGGGGGCAAAGAGGGGAAAAACATCCTTTTTAatctattaattatttaattttatctaaaCAGCTATGAAACTAAATGTATACAAGAAATATGCatattttttgcataattttataTCTTATAACAATAATATAAGAAAAAGGGGCACAAAGAAGGGCAAATGGGATACAAACACATTTTTATATGGTTTCTTGATACCCATATATTCAAAACGAAATTCTTTTAgaataattagttttatttCTGGCACTAATATAAATCAAACCATAAAAATTTGAGAGTGGTGCGGTGGGGGTGGTTATGGGTCTAAAacacccttaattttttttttgtttcataacgAAACgtaatgtgtattttttttgcaaaagtcgTAACTGGCACAAATTGATAAGATTATTGCAAtcttaatttcacattttttatttgtgagaTCCTTACCAGAATTGCCACtggtaatatatttatttttaaatgaaacattttttgcaatcaaaaatgtaaattttttcaatataaatgtctattttttttttttttcaaaaacattttgtttgtcaatgatgaagttgtttttatttaattcatggataaaaatgttactttttttttaattatcaatttattttcaaatgaataCTTTCCTTTTCCTATTTTTATACCTGAGTTCATacttgtgcaaaaaaaatataattgaataACCATTTTTTGGCTGATTTtcatagtaaatttttttatacctgATTTCCTAATTGGTGCCAAGAAAAAGtaatgaagaaaaattattttgcatattttacctaaaaagggttaaatgctcttttttcaagaaaaagtaattaggaaaaataatttaataaatctaCCCTATTGAAcattttggaaacaaaggaAAACAAAGAACCACCATCGCATGTAGATGTCCAAATTTTCGATGGATTTTTCATTCTTCATCTGATGAGAGAGATCCCAGCttcttttggaaatatttcaaaaaagatacTGCAGATGTTTACGAGATGTACACTTGTACAGCCGGAACGGTGATAGTAACCTTTGACGAGTATTTCTCACCCTCAATCAAGGACAATGAACACACGTTGCGAGGTACAAACCGAAGTCAAATGTATATCAAATAAAGGGTCCCGATCAAGTCCGGCCTGCAGACTTTCTATCCGAGCtgagaaatattaattttaaggagAGCTTGGTGTCTTTTTTGATCGAAGACTAGAAAAATCAAGAGATgacattcttcaaaaataaaacagtttatgttaactataaaaattgttacaaatttttggaaGTTAATGGAGCTGTTGTTAGAACAGAAGACGAAAATAAAGCATGTCCTGCACACGAAGAAGCCGACACTAAAGTCATTTTCCACGCCTGTCAAGTGGAGCCAGATTCGAATGTTCTTATTCGCTGTTCCGATACGGACATTCTCGTCATTGCACTTGGAAACATGCAGCACTTGAAAGAAAATGTAAGACTTTGGCTGAAAGTTGGCGTTGGTAATGCAGAAAAGTTCATCAACGTGTCGAAGCTCTACGAATCATTGGGACCAGATTTATGTCAAGCTCTTCCAGGATTCCATGCTTTCACAGGATGTGACTTCAACcctgcatttttcaaaaaaggcaagAAGCGGCCACTTAcaattcttcaaaactcaacTGATTTCATCGAAGCCTTCTCAAAACTGAAAAACTATCCAGACATCGAAGCACAGATATTTGACATACTAGAAAGATTTATTTGCTACATATATCGACTTAAACAGTTTAATGACGTCAACGAAGCCCGGCTTTCAATTTTCGCCAAATCCTTTAAATGCAACGACATTGAAGAGAcgttcaaaattaaaacaaaaaactttgatgGCTCAATTTTGCCACCCTGCAAGTCGGAGCTGCGCCAGCAAATTTTGAGATGTGCTTACATCtgaagtatatggagtaatgcaTACCGCCAAAATCCCACCGTCCTCTCTCCTTCTAACTGTGGATGGCAAGAAATAAGGGACAAACTGGAGTTTAGGTGGTTTGAAGGTGACCAATTACCAACTTCGGCCAGCGAAGTTTTGATTAAGGATCATTCAAACATTAATGATTCAGGTAAATACATCAACTTTCCATCTTCCTTTGACAATTCATACAGTTTTTAATCTATGTTCCTTTAAACAGACGCAAATATCCAAATTGACAACGAAGAAGATGATGAAGAACCTACCCACAACCAAGTCAGCACTAGCGAAGATTCTGATGAAGAagatatttcatgtttaatGGAGTCATTCAGAAGTGGCGAAGATGTGCTGTCCAGcatttttgactaaattatAATCTTATAacgttttgaaaacaaattaaaaccaaaactaaaagcacacacaaaaatgtttttttttaaacttatttgttTTGTAAAGATCTTATGCCAGGTAACAGCAAAAGGTGATTCCCCCCCCCCTCCTTACCCTTTTTCTGGTATAATTGTTATGAGGTATATATTAATGCAAAgtataggtatattttaatatacttttacttttttagacgttttgataaaatagattaaaatgggTATTTTCCCCCCTTTTACCCCTTTGCTTTGGAATTATAAAAGACTTTTAGagctgatattattttttcggtGTTCTTTATTAAACGGTCTACAATATTCATCAAAACATTGTTTCTCTCCCAGATTtctacccaaaaacaaaatatttttggattgtaTACAGTATGCGACAGTGCGACTATTTTCGATCCTGCCGGCGACTTCTCCCCGGGACGCAAGCGGCAGGCATGGTTTTTCCtctattttaaatgtcaaactaaCTATCTAAACATACTTCAGCCCTTATCACATATAAcaatttgacggttttttttacaactttaggTCAGCGGCAGGATAACTTCGCCCCACTGTCCAGGTGGCAGGCATGGTTTTTCTTTCTCAAGGCAGTGCCAACTAACGTTCTAGACCGGTTTCAAGTCTTATCATGTTAGACATGTGACCTcggtttttttacaactttgaaaattaactgtaaattaatGCACCACGGGTGCGCCTGCAGGCAtcgattttatgtttttctaatgTAAAAACtgcccgaaaaaaataaattcatccattatcaaatctttcaaaaatgagTGACGCTGGCTCCCGGGCTAtaatatgagtagatgcgcagaaggattcaggttcttgctcactttcgagttgttcttcgttgagaaattaTTTGTCTCGCActcgcgcgtgccggctgacatggaaatgtatttacatacaatatatagaatgtttaggttcttatgtgtatgttCTTTGAGaatggactcgatatcaatccaatttactttcaacacctttttaataaagattttattagagtcaccaatgcaatgaactcagttcgtaactgaatcgattttgttttttattatttttaaaattctgtataaAAAAGGATTAGTTGAAAatacttgaaaataaaaaatgcaaccACTTTGTTTGTATGAAGAAATCGTTATACTTTATTTAAGTCATAAGACCTATCGTATACATACTCGATTCGTACAATCGCTGCATcaattttattatctttttaatAATAGCTCAATTGTGGAATGTATTTTAATGGCATTGCCCAATGTATAATTTTAGTactatttttaatacttttgtaCTTTCGTACATTCTCCCGCCTCAAATTGATGCAAAAATATGATATCCAGTATTGGAGTGGATGAATAAAAACATCGCTCCGTGTGAACGCCATTCAAAATTGCTGTGTAAAACTCTTtatttggcatcacttttcACGCACTGTCTGTATTGCCGACCCATGTTGTTGACGGATAACAGCTGTTGAATTTATCCCATTCATTTGTGATTTGTCTCATTACATGTAAAGAGAGAGAGATTAAGGAAATATTtacaacatataaaaacaacatcaacacgagacaaaaaaatgtgtttgtgtACTACGATATAGAAACAACATATACCGCTGCAATATTTGCAGTTATGTAGTTTACTCTCGTGTTTGATTTTTGCTTGGCTTGTGcatcagttttgttttttattaatttagttCGGTGCGATGACATATTCGGTTGTGCGGTTTTGTTCATTTAGTTAGTGTTTTGTTTTATCATTCGTGATGTGAAATTGGCTCGAAATTCTTGATTAAATTATGTGAATTTTGATTTCATCATTTTTTCTTACGTCAGAGACAAGAAGGAgtaaaaagtaccgttaacttctactcacccactatttctttttgtttttctattaagaactaaataaccattctaacgaatacaatttttttggttattcatttacacacctacaaaaaaaatgaaatttaagtaaaagaaaattggtgcgtctaaccatgtgaaccgcactgtatTTCAATGTGCTTCTTcgcttttgttatttttccttCATCTGCGTTTTCCAGCATGTGAATTGCTGCCTTATTGTCGATGAATAATTTTGTGGGTTCTTTAATAGTTATTCCGAGCTCTTGCATGATTCTTCGAATCCAACAAACTTCTTGTTTGCAACTAGCTGCTGAACGATATTCTGCTTCAGCTGATGAAATTGACACAACACTTTGCTTTTGGGCCATCCAGACTATAGGTCCACTGTAGTATACAAGAATTCCACTCGTTGAAATCATGTCTGGTTCGGTTCCACTATAATTTGAATCTGCATAGGCCCTTAATTTTGCTTCGTTACCAAAATGTATTCCAAAATTTGTTGTTCCTTTTAAGTATCTTAAGACACGTTCTATCATTTTCCAGTGagaaattttttgattattgaCTTGTCTGCTCAGGTAATTTATGGTAAAGCTTATGTCAGGTCTTGATATAGTTGATAAGTATAATAAACTACCTATCACTTCACGATAGTGTTTGTTCTTCAAAGGTTCGTCATTTGTATGTTTTTCAGTTAACATTCCTGGTTCTATTGGGGTTTTAACAGGATATGCTTCATTAAATCCGTACCGATTTAAAACTTTATTCGTATGTTTTTGTTGCGTCACCATAATACCATTTTGCTTCAGATGAATTTCCATTCCTAGGTAGTACAATAGTCCTTCTTTTGGTTCAGTTTGTTTCATTTAGAAGTTATTTGCTATTTCTGACAGTACTTgctgaatttttcttttatcgtTACTAATTATTATTCCATCGTCTACGAATATGCCAAGTATAACAGATTTGTCTTCGTTATAAAAGATGCAAGGATCATCATCTGTGTCTTTGAGTTGTAGTCGCTTCAGTTATTTAGTAAATGTTGCATTCCAGTCCTTTGGAGCTTGTTTCAGTCCATAGAGACTTCTTTTAAGACGATAGACTCGTCCAGAATTATCATCAAACCCTTCAGGCTGTAACATATAAATTTCTTCATTTAACTTACCATTAAGAAAAGCTGTGTTTATGtcgaatttttgaatttctagCCCCTTACTAGCAGCATGACTTAAAAGTATACGAATACTTGCATATCTGGCTACTGGAGCAAATGTTTCGTTATAGTCTATTCCTTGAACTTGCTCGAAACCTCTTGCAACAACACGTGCCTTCAAAGATCCATCAGCCTTCTCTCGTAAAACCCATTTGCACGTTAATTGCTTTCGGTTTTCAGGAAGACTTACTAACTCCCATACTTCCATGTCATGCAatgctttaatttaatttttcatcgcTTTTCTCCAACTAGGATCTTTTAGTGCACTTTTCACCGATCATTGCATAGTCATTATATTTCGGATGTGGCTTGATGTTTTGacgaaaattcgaaaattgtATGTTGAAGTAATTTGATTTCTAACTTGACTTGGCTCTGACTCTTGACATTCGAAATACTCCTCCTGAGCTGACTGTTGTTCTTCTTGATTGGATTCTTCATTTTGTTGCTGTTCATATGTTATGAAGTCTTCAATTGGCTCTTGACTTTGTTGTAATTGATCAATTGTATTTTCTACTTCTTGTTCAGGAAAAAATTCACTTAATACCACTTCTCCTCCTTGAATTTTTACGTTGTCTTGATTTTTGTCACTTGAATTATAACAAGGTTTcatattattttcatcaaagatCACGTTACATGACACTTCTACATGTCCTTCAAGTGGCAGATAGATTCTGTAACCGTGCTCTTCAATGTCATAACCAACAAAAATACCTTTCTTGCTTTTCTGGTCGAGTTTCTGACGATGATTATTTTGTGTTAGTATATAACATTGACATCCGAATGGTTTTAACGACTTGAGATTTACCTTACGACCATACCATAATTCTGCAGGTGTCTTACCAGATTCATTACTTTTACCTATTTGATTTATTGTAAAGACTGCATAGTTGATTGCTCTGCCCATAAAGATGTTTCAAGTTCTCTTGCATAAATTTCTGCTCTTGCTGCTTCAACCATGGTACGCATTTCTCTTTCTATTCTTCCATTTTGTTGTGGAGTATAAGTTACAGACCTTTCATGAAAAATGCCCAGCTCTTCAAATATTTTCTTACttcttatatttttgatttcagtTCCATTATCTGACATAACGACCTTAACTTTTCTTCCAAACTGATTTTCAACTAGATTCAAAAAATTGCTAAGCTTTTCTACTGCCTCTgacttttgtttcaaaaaataaaccGTTCGAAATCTAGTAGTCATCTTTGAATAGTAAGAAATACTTTGCATCTCCAAGAGATCGTACATTCATTTCACAAAGATCAACATGAATCTTGTCTAGTGGATTCTTTGCAATTAAGTCATTTTTGGGATGAGACACTTTGTGTTGCTTTCCAAAAATACAACCTTCGCATAGGTTACTATTCCAGTCATCAATAAATGGTATGTTGTTCTTCTTCAATATTTCTTTCACGTGACAAATATTCTGATGCGCTAATCTTTCATGCCATAGCTTAATGCTTACAGCCGATAGATTATATTCTTTTCTTCGTCTAAATACCATTTCGAAAAGACCACCATACCTTTTACCTACCATGACAACTTCATTATCTTCCATAATGAAAGATGTTTCAGCTGTTGCTTGTTGAGTGTATCCTTTGTCAAGGACGGTTGTCAcagaaaaaagattaaaatttaaattaggaACAAATAAAACGTCTCGTAATATAACAGGGTTCCAATTTTTGTCATCATAAGCTTCTAAATAGACATCACCATAAGAAAAGCTTTCAAGTTTGGTTGAATCGCCAATTTCGACTTGAAGAGGACAATCTAAAGGTCTGACATTAGATAAAATATTCAGATTTCCCGTCAAATGATTTGTAGCACCACTGTCTTGGATCCATTGATTTTGTTTATTGCGAATATTGTCGAGAAGAGTTGATGATAAAGCAAGAGTAATAAAAGATCTTACCTTTTTCTCTTCACTGTTTGATTTCTTTCTACATTCACTTGCGAAATGACCTTTCTTATGACAGTAATTGCAAttgtaatttcttttgcaaTATTCCAAATATTCAAAACA
Proteins encoded in this region:
- the LOC129921301 gene encoding uncharacterized protein LOC129921301; translated protein: MKQTEPKEGLLYYLGMEIHLKQNGIMVTQQKHTNKVLNRYGFNEAYPVKTPIEPGMLTEKHTNDEPLKNKHYREVIGSLLYLSTISRPDISFTINYLSRQVNNQKISHWKMIERVLRYLKGTTNFGIHFGNEAKLRAYADSNYSGTEPDMISTSGILVYYSGPIVWMAQKQSVVSISSAEAEYRSAASCKQEVCWIRRIMQELGITIKEPTKLFIDNKAAIHMLENADEGKITKAKKHIEIQCGSHG